The Synchiropus splendidus isolate RoL2022-P1 chromosome 1, RoL_Sspl_1.0, whole genome shotgun sequence genome includes a window with the following:
- the LOC128752706 gene encoding uncharacterized protein LOC128752706 isoform X1 codes for MVLGDFNKATLSEELHRCRQVVKCPTREQSVLDHCSSSLRNSYTALPRAALGLSDHLMLHLVPTYKQKLKLAKPVVRSMRIWTSEAREELLACMETTDWEVFRAATNNLDEYTDTVTSWISYCEECTVPTRTKVSYANDKPWFTAKLNQIRREKEAARKSGDRKCYKELKYGFQRELKKAKAAYSDKLTQQFSANDSAAVWRGLKVITNYKPRAPHTLKNLALAQDLNNFYCRFEQPFCTNTSVVSPAPCSTSQQRTVLSLSDTTETNDVTETAKSITVTLDEPPPHLPPLSLDIMEQDVLTHLLVVTDEESGVPLQRCPGSSTAPGTDPSGKQPDLLADNRRRKSSTGAASAHWSIWRRSRNQRCRPGGSH; via the coding sequence atggtgcttggtgacttcaacaaggcgactctgagtgaggagcttcacaggtgcaggcaggttgtaaaatgtcccaccagagagcagagcgtgctggatcactgttcctcatcgctccgcaactcttataccgccctccctcgagctgcactgggtctctctgaccacttgatgcttcatcttgttcccacatacaagcagaagctgaagctggcaaagcctgtggtgaggagcatgaggatctggacaagtgaagctagagaggagctgctggcttgtatggagaccacagactgggaggtgttcagggctgcgaccaataatctggatgaatatacagacactgtgacttcatggatcagctactgtgaagagtgcacagttccaacgcgcaccaaggtgagttatgcaaatgacaaaccttggttcacagctaaactcaaccagatcagacgggagaaggaggcagctcgcaagagtggggacaggaagtgctacaaagagctgaagtatgggtttcagagggagctgaagaaagctaaggccgcatactctgacaaactcacgcagcagttctcagccaatgactcggctgcggtgtggagagggctcaaggtgatcactaactacaagccacgtgccccccacactctgaagaacctcgctcttgcacaggacctgaacaacttctactgtcgctttgagcagccattttgcaccaacacctctgtggtctctccagccccatgttccacttcacaacaaaggactgtgctgtctcttagtgacacaactgagacgaacgatgtcactgagacagcaaagtcgatcacagtcactcttgatgagccaccccctcacctcccccctctttctcttgacatcatggagcaggacgtgctcacTCATCTCCTGGTTGTCACAGATGAGGAGAGTGGAGTTCCTCTCCAGCGTTGCCCCGGGTCCAGCACTGCTCcaggtactgacccgagtgggaaaCAGCCAGATCTGTTAGCCGATAATAGGAGGCGGAAGAGTTCCACAGGAGCTGCTTCCGCTCACTGGTCCatctggagacggagcagaaaTCAGCGGTGTCGTCCAGGTGGAAGTCATTGA
- the LOC128752706 gene encoding uncharacterized protein LOC128752706 isoform X2 gives MVLGDFNKATLSEELHRCRQKLKLAKPVVRSMRIWTSEAREELLACMETTDWEVFRAATNNLDEYTDTVTSWISYCEECTVPTRTKVSYANDKPWFTAKLNQIRREKEAARKSGDRKCYKELKYGFQRELKKAKAAYSDKLTQQFSANDSAAVWRGLKVITNYKPRAPHTLKNLALAQDLNNFYCRFEQPFCTNTSVVSPAPCSTSQQRTVLSLSDTTETNDVTETAKSITVTLDEPPPHLPPLSLDIMEQDVLTHLLVVTDEESGVPLQRCPGSSTAPGTDPSGKQPDLLADNRRRKSSTGAASAHWSIWRRSRNQRCRPGGSH, from the exons atggtgcttggtgacttcaacaaggcgactctgagtgaggagcttcacaggtgcaggcag aagctgaagctggcaaagcctgtggtgaggagcatgaggatctggacaagtgaagctagagaggagctgctggcttgtatggagaccacagactgggaggtgttcagggctgcgaccaataatctggatgaatatacagacactgtgacttcatggatcagctactgtgaagagtgcacagttccaacgcgcaccaaggtgagttatgcaaatgacaaaccttggttcacagctaaactcaaccagatcagacgggagaaggaggcagctcgcaagagtggggacaggaagtgctacaaagagctgaagtatgggtttcagagggagctgaagaaagctaaggccgcatactctgacaaactcacgcagcagttctcagccaatgactcggctgcggtgtggagagggctcaaggtgatcactaactacaagccacgtgccccccacactctgaagaacctcgctcttgcacaggacctgaacaacttctactgtcgctttgagcagccattttgcaccaacacctctgtggtctctccagccccatgttccacttcacaacaaaggactgtgctgtctcttagtgacacaactgagacgaacgatgtcactgagacagcaaagtcgatcacagtcactcttgatgagccaccccctcacctcccccctctttctcttgacatcatggagcaggacgtgctcacTCATCTCCTGGTTGTCACAGATGAGGAGAGTGGAGTTCCTCTCCAGCGTTGCCCCGGGTCCAGCACTGCTCcaggtactgacccgagtgggaaaCAGCCAGATCTGTTAGCCGATAATAGGAGGCGGAAGAGTTCCACAGGAGCTGCTTCCGCTCACTGGTCCatctggagacggagcagaaaTCAGCGGTGTCGTCCAGGTGGAAGTCATTGA
- the LOC128752706 gene encoding uncharacterized protein LOC128752706 isoform X3 yields MRIWTSEAREELLACMETTDWEVFRAATNNLDEYTDTVTSWISYCEECTVPTRTKVSYANDKPWFTAKLNQIRREKEAARKSGDRKCYKELKYGFQRELKKAKAAYSDKLTQQFSANDSAAVWRGLKVITNYKPRAPHTLKNLALAQDLNNFYCRFEQPFCTNTSVVSPAPCSTSQQRTVLSLSDTTETNDVTETAKSITVTLDEPPPHLPPLSLDIMEQDVLTHLLVVTDEESGVPLQRCPGSSTAPGTDPSGKQPDLLADNRRRKSSTGAASAHWSIWRRSRNQRCRPGGSH; encoded by the coding sequence atgaggatctggacaagtgaagctagagaggagctgctggcttgtatggagaccacagactgggaggtgttcagggctgcgaccaataatctggatgaatatacagacactgtgacttcatggatcagctactgtgaagagtgcacagttccaacgcgcaccaaggtgagttatgcaaatgacaaaccttggttcacagctaaactcaaccagatcagacgggagaaggaggcagctcgcaagagtggggacaggaagtgctacaaagagctgaagtatgggtttcagagggagctgaagaaagctaaggccgcatactctgacaaactcacgcagcagttctcagccaatgactcggctgcggtgtggagagggctcaaggtgatcactaactacaagccacgtgccccccacactctgaagaacctcgctcttgcacaggacctgaacaacttctactgtcgctttgagcagccattttgcaccaacacctctgtggtctctccagccccatgttccacttcacaacaaaggactgtgctgtctcttagtgacacaactgagacgaacgatgtcactgagacagcaaagtcgatcacagtcactcttgatgagccaccccctcacctcccccctctttctcttgacatcatggagcaggacgtgctcacTCATCTCCTGGTTGTCACAGATGAGGAGAGTGGAGTTCCTCTCCAGCGTTGCCCCGGGTCCAGCACTGCTCcaggtactgacccgagtgggaaaCAGCCAGATCTGTTAGCCGATAATAGGAGGCGGAAGAGTTCCACAGGAGCTGCTTCCGCTCACTGGTCCatctggagacggagcagaaaTCAGCGGTGTCGTCCAGGTGGAAGTCATTGA